The following are encoded together in the Chloroflexota bacterium genome:
- the dmsB gene encoding dimethylsulfoxide reductase subunit B has translation MGKHLGFYINSSICTGCKACQVACKDKNDLPVGMLWRRVVQYGGGAWQPHPTIKHLATPNNIFVYSFSMSCNHCENPACVNVCPTGAMTKRADGIVVINQDQCVGCRYCEWACPYGAPQFDEAKGVMTKCNFCEDLLAQGQNPVCVDACVMRAIEFGDLAALRGKYGMVNAIEPLPPSNLTNPAIVLTPHRHTEFSGKGTGKILTLEQEV, from the coding sequence ATGGGCAAGCATCTCGGCTTTTATATCAACTCGAGTATTTGCACCGGTTGCAAAGCATGTCAGGTCGCTTGCAAAGACAAGAACGATTTGCCGGTTGGAATGTTGTGGCGACGCGTCGTGCAGTACGGCGGCGGCGCGTGGCAACCGCATCCGACGATCAAACATCTCGCCACACCGAACAACATCTTTGTCTACTCGTTCTCGATGTCGTGCAATCACTGCGAAAACCCAGCGTGTGTGAACGTGTGCCCAACCGGCGCGATGACGAAACGCGCGGACGGCATCGTCGTGATCAATCAAGATCAATGCGTGGGCTGTCGCTATTGCGAATGGGCGTGCCCGTACGGCGCACCCCAGTTCGACGAAGCCAAAGGCGTGATGACCAAATGCAATTTCTGCGAGGACTTGCTCGCGCAGGGACAAAACCCGGTGTGCGTTGACGCGTGCGTCATGCGCGCCATCGAGTTCGGCGATCTGGCTGCATTGCGCGGCAAGTATGGCATGGTCAATGCCATCGAACCGTTGCCGCCGTCGAATCTGACGAATCCTGCCATCGTTCTCACGCCACATCGGCACACCGAATTTAGCGGCAAGGGTACCGGCAAAATTCTAACGCTAGAGCAGGAGGTCTAA